The following coding sequences are from one Pseudomonas mendocina window:
- the rmf gene encoding ribosome modulation factor, whose translation MAEDATPQWSLESLTKAYQQGYMAGLTGQLRTRQPYPDEIPAAAWEAGWDDGFEQMRLQQHSA comes from the coding sequence ATGGCCGAAGACGCCACGCCGCAATGGAGCCTGGAAAGCCTGACCAAGGCCTACCAGCAAGGCTATATGGCCGGCCTTACTGGCCAGCTCAGAACCCGCCAGCCCTACCCTGACGAAATACCCGCGGCTGCCTGGGAGGCTGGCTGGGACGACGGCTTCGAGCAGATGCGCCTGCAGCAACACAGCGCCTGA
- the argA gene encoding amino-acid N-acetyltransferase, whose amino-acid sequence MHDYVTWLRHASPYINAHRDCTFVVMLPGEGVAHPNFANIVHDLVLLHSLGVRLVLVHGSRPQIEARLAARGLTPHYHRDLRITDAPTLECVIDAVGQLRIAIEARLSMDMAASPMQGSRLRLTSGNFVTARPIGVLDGVDYHHTGEVRRIDRKGINRQLDERSIVLLSPLGYSPTGEIFNLACEDVATRAAIDLGADKLLLFGAEDGLLDDNGKLVRELRPQQVPAHLARLGGNYQGELLDAAAQACRGGVKRSHIVSYATDGALLSELFTRTGNGTLVAQEQFESLREATIEDVGGLIELISPLEEQGILVRRSREVLEREIEQFSIVEREGLIIACAALYPIADSDCGELACLAVNPDYRHGGRGDELLERIEARARAQGIKTLFVLTTRTAHWFQERGFEASSVERMPAARASLYNYQRNSKVFEKTL is encoded by the coding sequence ATGCACGACTACGTCACCTGGTTACGCCACGCTTCGCCCTACATCAACGCCCACCGCGACTGCACCTTCGTGGTCATGCTGCCGGGCGAGGGCGTTGCCCACCCGAACTTCGCCAACATCGTCCACGATCTGGTGCTGTTGCACAGCCTCGGCGTGCGCCTGGTGCTGGTGCATGGCTCGCGCCCGCAGATCGAGGCGCGCCTCGCTGCTCGTGGCCTGACCCCGCATTATCACCGCGACCTGCGCATCACCGACGCACCAACCCTGGAGTGCGTGATCGACGCGGTTGGCCAACTGCGCATCGCTATCGAGGCACGCCTGTCGATGGACATGGCCGCCTCGCCGATGCAGGGCTCGCGCCTGCGCCTGACCAGCGGCAACTTCGTCACTGCGCGGCCGATAGGCGTGCTCGATGGTGTCGACTACCACCATACCGGCGAGGTGCGGCGCATCGACCGCAAGGGCATCAATCGTCAGCTCGACGAGCGCAGCATCGTGCTGTTGTCGCCACTGGGTTATTCACCCACCGGGGAGATCTTCAACCTGGCCTGTGAGGACGTTGCCACTCGCGCCGCCATCGACCTGGGGGCGGACAAGCTGCTGCTGTTCGGCGCCGAGGACGGCCTGCTCGACGACAACGGCAAGCTGGTACGCGAGCTGCGTCCGCAACAGGTGCCGGCGCACCTGGCGCGTCTGGGCGGTAACTATCAGGGCGAACTGCTCGATGCGGCCGCACAGGCCTGCCGTGGCGGTGTGAAGCGCAGCCATATCGTCAGTTACGCCACCGACGGTGCACTGCTCAGCGAGCTGTTCACCCGTACTGGTAACGGCACCCTGGTGGCGCAGGAGCAGTTCGAGTCGTTGCGTGAGGCAACCATCGAGGATGTGGGTGGCCTGATCGAGCTGATCAGCCCGCTGGAAGAGCAGGGCATCCTGGTGCGTCGTTCGCGCGAGGTGCTGGAGCGTGAGATCGAGCAGTTCAGCATCGTCGAGCGCGAGGGGCTGATCATCGCCTGTGCGGCGCTGTATCCCATCGCCGATTCCGACTGTGGCGAGCTGGCGTGTCTGGCGGTCAATCCCGACTATCGCCACGGCGGCCGCGGCGATGAACTGCTGGAGCGTATTGAAGCCAGGGCGCGGGCACAGGGCATCAAGACGCTGTTCGTGCTTACCACGCGTACGGCGCACTGGTTCCAGGAGCGGGGCTTCGAGGCGAGCAGTGTCGAGCGCATGCCGGCCGCTCGGGCGTCGCTGTACAACTACCAGCGCAACTCGAAGGTGTTCGAGAAGACGTTGTAA
- the argE gene encoding acetylornithine deacetylase has translation MPLPSLREQFSALIAAPSVSCTQPSLDMSNRAVIDLLANWLGELGFTCEIQQVSPGKFNLLASRGTGPGGLVLAGHSDTVPYDESLWRSDPLRLSEQGDRWVGLGVCDMKGFFALVIEAVLPLLDQPFQQPLLILATCDEESSMAGARALADAGRPLGRAAVIGEPTGLKPIRLHKGVMMERIDILGQSGHSSDPALGHSALEAMQDVMGELRGLRAQWQREFNNPQFSVPQPTLNLGCIHGGDNPNRICGQCALEFDLRPLPGMDPEQLRAAIRGKLQPLALKHQVRIDYGPLFPAVPPFEQKADAELVRLAERLTGHTAQAVAFGTEAPYLQQLGCETLVLGPGDIDCAHQPGEYLELARIEPTVAILRQLIQHYCLTRSEDVQRR, from the coding sequence ATGCCATTACCTTCCCTACGCGAGCAATTCTCGGCGCTGATCGCCGCGCCTTCGGTCAGCTGTACCCAGCCCTCGCTGGATATGTCCAATCGCGCCGTGATCGACCTGCTCGCCAACTGGCTGGGCGAGCTGGGCTTCACCTGCGAGATTCAGCAGGTCAGCCCCGGCAAGTTCAACCTGCTGGCCAGCCGTGGCACAGGGCCGGGCGGCTTGGTGCTGGCCGGGCACAGCGATACCGTGCCTTACGACGAGTCGCTGTGGCGCAGCGATCCGTTGCGCTTGAGCGAGCAGGGGGATCGCTGGGTGGGGTTGGGTGTGTGCGACATGAAGGGCTTCTTCGCGTTGGTGATCGAAGCCGTGTTGCCCCTGCTCGATCAGCCCTTCCAGCAGCCGTTGCTGATCCTCGCCACCTGCGATGAAGAAAGCTCGATGGCGGGCGCGCGTGCGCTGGCCGATGCGGGTCGTCCGCTCGGCCGTGCCGCGGTGATCGGTGAGCCGACCGGGCTCAAGCCGATCCGCCTGCACAAGGGCGTGATGATGGAGCGCATCGACATTCTCGGTCAGAGTGGCCACTCCTCCGATCCAGCGCTGGGTCATAGTGCCCTGGAGGCCATGCAGGACGTGATGGGCGAACTGCGTGGCCTGCGTGCGCAGTGGCAACGAGAGTTCAACAACCCGCAGTTCAGCGTGCCGCAGCCGACCCTCAACCTTGGCTGCATCCATGGCGGCGACAACCCCAACCGTATCTGTGGCCAGTGCGCGCTGGAGTTCGACCTGCGTCCGCTACCGGGCATGGATCCGGAGCAGCTGCGTGCAGCCATTCGCGGCAAGCTGCAGCCGCTGGCGCTCAAGCACCAGGTGCGCATCGATTACGGCCCGCTGTTCCCTGCGGTACCGCCCTTCGAGCAGAAGGCCGATGCGGAACTGGTGCGCCTGGCCGAGCGCCTGACCGGGCATACCGCGCAGGCGGTGGCATTCGGCACCGAAGCGCCTTATCTTCAGCAGCTTGGCTGCGAAACCCTGGTGCTTGGCCCCGGCGACATCGACTGCGCGCACCAGCCTGGCGAGTACTTGGAACTCGCCCGTATCGAGCCGACCGTGGCCATATTGCGCCAGCTGATCCAACACTATTGCCTGACCCGGAGTGAAGACGTGCAGCGACGATGA
- a CDS encoding inorganic phosphate transporter — MTLVAEYGFVLLVLACCFGFFMAWGVGANDVSNAMGTSVGSKALTIKQAILIAMVFEFCGAYLAGGQVTETIKNGIVDSTAIPPDLFVLGMMSALLSAGTWLLIASLRGWPVSTTHSIVGALIGFASVGVSMDAVNWGGLVPIVSSWVVTPFLAGLIAFGLFKSVQWLIMDTEDPFRNAKRWVPVYMFLTGFMLALMTFTKGLKHVGLHFTTMDAVMLSCLVGFIVAGIGIALLTRIKVDAEADKSFHFASVEKVFAVLMIFTACAMAFAHGASDVSNAVGPLAAVVGVIEAGGDMVIGGKSSVPGWVLLLGAVGIVVGLATYGWKVIATIGKGITELTPSRGFAAELATAGTVVAASGIGLPISTTHTLVGAVLGIGLARGIGALNLSVVGKIFTSWVITLPVGAVLAIIYFEIMMLIFL; from the coding sequence ATGACTCTTGTCGCGGAATACGGCTTCGTACTCCTCGTGCTCGCCTGCTGCTTTGGTTTTTTCATGGCATGGGGCGTGGGCGCCAACGATGTATCCAATGCCATGGGCACCTCGGTTGGCTCCAAGGCGCTGACCATCAAGCAGGCGATTCTGATCGCCATGGTGTTCGAATTCTGTGGTGCCTACCTGGCCGGTGGCCAGGTCACCGAAACCATCAAGAACGGCATCGTCGACAGTACGGCTATCCCGCCTGATCTGTTCGTGCTGGGCATGATGTCGGCGCTGCTCTCCGCCGGTACCTGGCTGCTAATCGCCTCACTGCGTGGCTGGCCGGTCTCCACCACGCACTCCATCGTCGGCGCCCTGATCGGCTTCGCCTCTGTTGGCGTATCGATGGATGCGGTCAACTGGGGTGGTCTGGTGCCGATCGTTTCCAGCTGGGTGGTGACGCCCTTCCTTGCAGGTCTGATCGCCTTCGGCCTGTTCAAGAGCGTGCAGTGGCTGATCATGGATACCGAGGATCCGTTCCGCAACGCCAAGCGCTGGGTGCCGGTGTACATGTTCCTGACCGGCTTCATGCTGGCTCTGATGACTTTCACCAAGGGCCTCAAGCACGTTGGCTTGCACTTCACCACCATGGATGCCGTGATGCTCTCGTGCCTGGTCGGCTTCATCGTCGCCGGTATCGGTATCGCCCTGCTGACTCGCATCAAGGTCGACGCCGAAGCGGACAAGAGCTTCCACTTCGCCAGCGTGGAGAAGGTCTTTGCGGTACTGATGATTTTCACCGCCTGCGCCATGGCCTTCGCCCACGGTGCCAGCGACGTGTCCAACGCCGTCGGGCCGCTGGCTGCGGTGGTCGGTGTGATCGAGGCCGGTGGCGACATGGTCATCGGCGGCAAGTCATCGGTGCCGGGCTGGGTGCTGCTGCTGGGCGCCGTCGGTATCGTGGTCGGTCTGGCCACCTACGGCTGGAAAGTGATCGCCACCATTGGCAAGGGCATCACCGAGCTGACCCCGAGCCGTGGTTTCGCCGCCGAGCTGGCCACCGCCGGCACCGTGGTTGCAGCTTCAGGTATCGGCCTGCCGATCTCCACCACGCACACGCTGGTTGGCGCGGTGCTGGGTATCGGCCTGGCGCGTGGTATCGGTGCGCTGAACCTGTCGGTGGTGGGCAAGATCTTCACCTCCTGGGTGATCACCCTGCCGGTCGGCGCTGTGCTGGCGATCATCTACTTCGAGATCATGATGCTGATCTTCCTTTGA
- a CDS encoding TIGR00153 family protein, with translation MPTNPFVSLFGRSPIGPMQQHITKAHECAANLVPFFEAVMAEDWVRVEQVQQEMVRLEREADKLKKSVRMHLPKSLFLPVPRSDLLELLSVQDKVANRAKDIAGLMLGRQMAIPTALQPLMLAYVQRCVDASAQALKAMNELDELLETGFGGREATLVQHMVEELEEIEHDTDRQQIEVRRTLFKLEKELPAVDVMFLYRIIDWVGDVADRAERVGNRLEQLLAR, from the coding sequence ATGCCTACCAATCCCTTCGTCAGTCTGTTCGGCCGTTCTCCCATCGGCCCTATGCAACAGCACATCACCAAGGCGCACGAATGCGCGGCCAATCTGGTGCCGTTCTTCGAGGCGGTGATGGCCGAAGACTGGGTTCGTGTCGAGCAGGTGCAGCAGGAAATGGTGCGCCTGGAGCGCGAAGCCGACAAGCTCAAGAAAAGCGTGCGCATGCACCTGCCCAAGAGCCTGTTCCTGCCGGTACCGCGCTCCGATCTGCTGGAACTGCTCAGCGTGCAGGACAAGGTGGCCAACCGCGCCAAGGACATCGCCGGCCTGATGCTCGGCCGTCAGATGGCCATTCCCACTGCTCTGCAACCGCTGATGCTGGCGTATGTGCAGCGTTGTGTGGACGCCAGCGCCCAGGCGCTGAAGGCAATGAACGAATTGGACGAGTTGCTGGAAACCGGTTTCGGTGGTCGTGAAGCCACCCTGGTTCAGCACATGGTCGAAGAGCTCGAGGAGATCGAGCACGATACCGACCGTCAGCAGATCGAGGTGCGTCGCACCCTGTTCAAGCTGGAAAAGGAATTACCCGCCGTTGATGTGATGTTCCTCTACCGGATCATCGACTGGGTTGGCGATGTCGCCGACCGTGCCGAGCGTGTCGGCAACCGACTGGAACAACTGCTGGCGCGCTAG
- a CDS encoding inorganic triphosphatase, translated as MNKETEIKLRASRATLAALREHPLLKKRNKSGWQRVELFNQYYDTPDRELAGAKVALRIRRDGEQFIQTLKSRGQSVAGLSERNEWDWYLSKAKLDLKKLDDSCWPASLAELDKKTLQPLFTTDFVREKAEIAWGRGKAKVVIEAALDLGKVVAGEGEEEICELELELRQGDPAALLELACELAAELPLMPCDISKAERGYRLFDSGSYSLSLAAPTVQAEQVLDDAFATLAWHLLGSSQRLAEQYRWSGHWSLLQDWLQQLIDLRALLASLGQAAPRASSRELREGLDALLGDWRPRLAAGQTDESMRRNAPALFAAELDGCRWGLLSLQLSRWLLQRGWTLERNNRGNRQGNAPLGNWLPTLLGEEGAALQLRRYQQQPEDLAEQLPRLERLLVWLRLARGVLEVPEVDRLYGELNKLNLLAQQPLDDEQRQLRATQAQIVNSLKAWKALV; from the coding sequence ATGAACAAAGAAACCGAAATCAAACTGCGCGCCAGCCGCGCCACTCTGGCTGCGCTGCGTGAGCACCCGCTGCTGAAGAAACGCAATAAAAGCGGCTGGCAGCGCGTGGAACTGTTCAACCAGTACTACGACACGCCGGATCGCGAGCTGGCTGGCGCCAAGGTCGCCCTGCGTATCCGCCGTGATGGCGAGCAGTTCATCCAGACGCTCAAGAGCCGTGGCCAGAGCGTTGCCGGCCTGTCCGAGCGCAACGAGTGGGACTGGTACCTGAGCAAGGCCAAGCTCGACCTGAAGAAGCTCGATGACAGTTGCTGGCCAGCCAGCCTCGCCGAACTGGACAAGAAAACCCTGCAACCGCTGTTCACCACCGATTTCGTCCGCGAGAAAGCCGAGATCGCCTGGGGTCGTGGCAAGGCCAAGGTTGTCATCGAGGCTGCGCTGGATCTTGGCAAGGTAGTCGCCGGTGAAGGCGAGGAAGAAATCTGCGAGCTGGAGCTGGAACTGCGCCAGGGAGACCCCGCAGCCCTGCTGGAGCTGGCCTGCGAACTGGCCGCCGAGCTGCCGCTGATGCCCTGTGACATCAGCAAGGCCGAACGCGGCTATCGCCTGTTCGACTCCGGCAGTTACAGCCTGAGCCTGGCCGCGCCGACAGTGCAGGCCGAACAGGTGCTGGACGATGCCTTCGCCACCCTCGCCTGGCACCTGCTGGGCAGCAGCCAGCGCCTGGCCGAACAGTATCGCTGGAGCGGTCACTGGAGCCTGCTGCAAGACTGGTTGCAGCAACTGATCGACCTTCGCGCCCTGCTCGCCAGCCTTGGCCAGGCCGCTCCTCGCGCCAGCTCGCGGGAGTTGCGTGAAGGGCTCGACGCCCTGCTCGGCGACTGGCGCCCACGCCTGGCCGCGGGCCAGACCGACGAAAGCATGCGGCGCAACGCCCCTGCGCTTTTCGCTGCCGAGCTGGATGGCTGCCGTTGGGGCTTGTTGTCACTGCAACTGTCGCGCTGGTTGCTGCAACGTGGCTGGACGCTGGAACGCAACAACCGTGGCAATCGCCAGGGCAACGCGCCGCTGGGCAACTGGCTGCCAACGCTGCTCGGCGAAGAAGGCGCAGCGCTGCAACTGCGCCGCTATCAGCAGCAGCCGGAGGATCTCGCCGAGCAACTGCCGCGTCTGGAGCGCTTGCTGGTCTGGCTGCGTCTGGCCCGTGGTGTGCTGGAAGTGCCCGAGGTCGACCGCCTGTATGGCGAGTTGAACAAGCTGAACCTTCTCGCTCAGCAACCGCTGGACGATGAGCAGCGCCAGTTGCGGGCTACTCAGGCGCAGATCGTGAACAGCCTGAAGGCCTGGAAAGCACTGGTATAA
- a CDS encoding ABC transporter permease subunit, whose amino-acid sequence MKRWSFSNIMLWAGLLFIYLPMVILVIYSFNASRLVTVWGGWSVKWYVGLLDNTQLMNAVMRSLEIALYTAIAATALGTLAAFVLTRITHFKGRTLFGGLVTAPLVMPEVITGLSLLLLFVLMAQLIGWPAQRGMTTIWIAHTTFCSAYVAVVVSSRLRELDMSIEEAAMDLGARPWKVFFLITVPMIAPSLAAGAMMSFALSLDDLVLASFVSGPGSTTLPMEIFSAVRLGVKPEINAVASLILLVVSFATFLAWFFAHRAEEKRKKALQQAMDETTNPSSTSPRAS is encoded by the coding sequence ATGAAACGCTGGAGCTTCTCCAACATCATGCTTTGGGCAGGGTTGCTGTTCATCTACCTGCCGATGGTCATCCTGGTCATCTACTCGTTCAACGCCTCGCGCCTGGTGACGGTATGGGGCGGTTGGTCGGTGAAGTGGTACGTCGGCCTGCTGGACAACACCCAGCTGATGAACGCCGTGATGCGTTCGCTGGAGATCGCCCTGTACACCGCCATCGCGGCGACTGCACTGGGCACTCTGGCAGCCTTCGTGCTGACCCGTATCACCCACTTCAAGGGGCGCACGCTGTTCGGTGGCCTGGTCACCGCGCCGCTGGTAATGCCCGAGGTGATCACCGGTCTGTCGCTGCTGTTGCTGTTCGTGTTGATGGCGCAGCTGATCGGCTGGCCGGCGCAACGCGGCATGACCACCATCTGGATCGCCCACACCACCTTCTGCTCGGCCTACGTGGCGGTAGTGGTGTCGTCGCGCCTGCGTGAGCTGGACATGTCCATCGAAGAGGCGGCCATGGATTTGGGGGCGCGGCCGTGGAAGGTGTTCTTCCTGATCACCGTGCCGATGATCGCGCCATCGCTGGCAGCGGGGGCAATGATGTCCTTCGCCCTGTCGCTGGACGATCTGGTGCTGGCCAGCTTCGTGTCCGGTCCTGGTTCCACCACGTTGCCGATGGAGATCTTCTCCGCCGTGCGACTGGGGGTTAAGCCGGAGATCAACGCCGTGGCCAGCCTGATCCTGCTGGTGGTGTCGTTCGCCACCTTCCTGGCCTGGTTCTTCGCCCATCGCGCCGAGGAGAAACGCAAGAAAGCGCTGCAGCAGGCCATGGACGAGACCACCAACCCGTCCAGCACCAGTCCCCGCGCCAGCTGA
- a CDS encoding ABC transporter permease subunit, translating into MKLAKLSRYLPSGRHAVIGIPFLWLFLFFLLPFVIVLKISFAEADVAIPPYTEIYEWADNKLTILLNLGNYIFLTEDALYLSAYLGSLQIATLSTLLCLVIGYPMAYAIARAPKEKQTVLLLLIMMPTWTAILIRVYAWMGILGNNGLLNSLLMGIGLIDSPLQILNTNTAVYIGIVYSYLPFMILPLYANLVKHDLSLLEAASDLGSSNFNSFWKITVPLSKNGIIAGCMLVFIPVVGEFVIPELLGGPETLMIGKVLWQEFFNNRDWPVASALAVVMLAILIVPIILFNRNQAKELEGRP; encoded by the coding sequence ATGAAACTGGCCAAACTCTCGCGCTATCTGCCGAGTGGCCGGCATGCCGTGATCGGTATTCCGTTCCTCTGGCTGTTCCTGTTCTTCCTGCTGCCGTTCGTCATCGTGCTGAAGATCAGCTTCGCCGAGGCCGACGTAGCCATTCCGCCCTACACGGAAATCTACGAATGGGCGGACAACAAGCTGACCATTCTGCTGAACCTGGGCAACTACATCTTCCTCACTGAAGATGCACTGTATTTGTCGGCCTACCTGGGCTCGTTGCAGATCGCCACTTTAAGCACTTTGCTGTGCCTGGTGATCGGCTACCCGATGGCCTATGCCATCGCCCGTGCGCCGAAGGAAAAGCAGACCGTCCTGCTGCTGCTGATCATGATGCCGACCTGGACCGCGATCCTGATCCGCGTCTACGCCTGGATGGGCATCCTCGGCAACAACGGCCTGCTCAACAGCCTGCTGATGGGCATCGGCCTGATCGACTCGCCGCTGCAGATACTCAACACCAACACCGCGGTGTACATCGGCATCGTCTATTCCTACCTGCCGTTCATGATCCTGCCGCTCTACGCCAACCTGGTGAAGCATGATCTGAGCCTGCTGGAAGCAGCTTCCGACCTCGGTTCGAGCAACTTCAACAGCTTCTGGAAGATCACCGTGCCGCTTTCCAAGAACGGCATCATCGCCGGCTGCATGCTGGTGTTCATCCCGGTGGTGGGTGAGTTCGTCATCCCCGAACTGCTCGGCGGGCCGGAGACCCTGATGATCGGCAAGGTGCTGTGGCAGGAGTTCTTCAACAACCGCGACTGGCCGGTGGCGTCCGCCCTGGCGGTGGTCATGCTGGCGATCCTGATCGTGCCCATCATTCTCTTTAACCGTAACCAAGCCAAAGAGCTGGAGGGCCGCCCATGA
- the potA gene encoding polyamine ABC transporter ATP-binding protein: MAVASSAYKKALEGDQTPKEVLVKIDRVTKKFDETVAVDDVSLTINKGEIFALLGGSGSGKSTLLRMLAGFEKPTEGRIILDGVDITDMPPYQRPINMMFQSYALFPHMTVAQNIAFGLQQDKMPKAEIDERVSEMLKLVHMTQYAKRKPHQLSGGQRQRVALARSLAKRPKLLLLDEPMGALDKKLRSQMQLELVEIIERVGVTCVMVTHDQEEAMTMAQRIAIMHLGWIAQTGSPVDIYETPASRLVCEFIGNVNLFEGTITTDDADHAIISCPQLDKPIYIGHGISTRAEEKKVSYALRPEKLLMATALPADHEHPEYNWSNGHVHDIAYLGGHSVYHVKLTSGQIVQCFIANAERRGKRPTWDDPVVVYWEDDSGVVLQS; the protein is encoded by the coding sequence ATGGCTGTTGCCTCCAGCGCCTACAAAAAAGCCCTCGAGGGGGATCAGACACCGAAAGAGGTGCTGGTCAAAATCGATCGGGTGACCAAGAAGTTCGATGAGACCGTGGCCGTCGACGATGTCTCGCTGACCATCAACAAGGGCGAAATCTTCGCCTTGCTCGGTGGTTCGGGGTCGGGCAAGTCGACCCTGCTGCGCATGCTCGCCGGCTTTGAGAAACCCACCGAGGGACGCATCATCCTCGATGGCGTCGACATCACCGACATGCCGCCCTATCAGCGTCCGATCAACATGATGTTCCAGTCCTATGCGTTGTTCCCGCACATGACCGTGGCGCAGAACATCGCTTTCGGTCTGCAGCAGGACAAGATGCCCAAGGCCGAGATCGACGAGCGCGTGTCGGAGATGCTCAAGCTGGTGCACATGACCCAGTACGCCAAGCGTAAGCCGCACCAGCTTTCCGGCGGCCAGCGTCAGCGCGTGGCCCTGGCTCGCTCGCTGGCCAAGCGCCCCAAGCTGCTGCTGCTCGACGAGCCGATGGGAGCGCTGGACAAGAAGCTGCGCTCGCAGATGCAGCTGGAGCTGGTGGAAATCATCGAGCGTGTCGGCGTGACCTGCGTGATGGTGACCCACGACCAGGAAGAGGCCATGACCATGGCCCAGCGTATCGCCATCATGCACCTGGGCTGGATCGCTCAGACCGGTAGCCCGGTGGACATCTACGAGACCCCGGCCAGCCGCCTGGTCTGCGAGTTCATCGGCAACGTCAATCTGTTCGAGGGCACGATCACTACCGATGATGCCGACCACGCCATCATCAGTTGCCCGCAGCTGGACAAGCCGATCTACATCGGTCACGGCATCAGTACCCGTGCCGAGGAGAAAAAGGTCAGCTACGCCCTGCGTCCAGAAAAGCTGCTGATGGCTACCGCCTTGCCGGCCGATCATGAGCATCCCGAGTACAACTGGAGCAATGGGCACGTCCACGATATCGCCTACCTGGGCGGTCACTCGGTGTACCACGTCAAGCTCACGTCCGGGCAGATCGTGCAGTGCTTCATCGCCAACGCCGAGCGCCGCGGCAAGCGTCCGACCTGGGACGATCCGGTCGTGGTGTACTGGGAAGACGACAGCGGCGTGGTACTGCAATCATGA
- a CDS encoding polyamine ABC transporter substrate-binding protein gives MRVTLPKSLIALAASAFCGAALAQSTVHIYNWSDYIGEETLAKFEAKTGIKPIYDVFDSNETLEGKLLAGRSGYDVVVPSNHFLGKQIRAGAFQALDRSKLPNWDNLDPALLKQLETNDPGNQYSVPYLWGTNGIGYNVEKVKAALGVDEIDSWAVLFEAENIKKLSQCGVAFLDSGDEMIPAMLNYLGLDPNSTNPDDYAKAEAKLLEVRPYVTYFHSSKYIGDLANGNICVAAGFSGDILQAADRAEEAGKGIEIAYSIPKEGANLWFDMMAIPVDAANPEQAHAFINFLLEPEVIAEVSDYVGYANPNTKAGELMDQEVRNDPSVYPPQAVLDKLYISAELPVRVQRLMTRSWTKVKSGQ, from the coding sequence GTGCGAGTTACCCTGCCCAAGTCTCTGATCGCCCTGGCGGCCTCCGCCTTCTGTGGGGCCGCCCTGGCCCAGTCCACGGTGCATATCTACAACTGGAGCGACTACATCGGCGAAGAGACCCTGGCCAAGTTCGAGGCCAAGACCGGCATCAAGCCGATCTATGACGTCTTCGACTCCAATGAAACCCTCGAAGGCAAACTGCTCGCCGGCCGCAGTGGCTACGACGTGGTGGTGCCGTCCAACCACTTCCTTGGCAAGCAGATTCGCGCCGGCGCGTTCCAGGCACTCGATCGCAGCAAGTTGCCGAACTGGGACAACCTCGACCCGGCCCTGCTCAAACAACTGGAAACCAACGACCCTGGCAACCAGTATTCCGTGCCCTACCTGTGGGGCACCAACGGCATCGGTTACAACGTCGAGAAGGTCAAGGCTGCACTTGGCGTCGACGAAATCGACTCCTGGGCCGTGCTGTTCGAGGCCGAGAACATCAAGAAGCTGAGCCAGTGCGGCGTCGCCTTCCTCGATTCCGGCGACGAGATGATCCCGGCGATGCTCAACTACCTGGGTCTGGATCCCAACAGCACCAACCCTGACGACTACGCCAAGGCCGAGGCCAAGCTGCTGGAGGTACGCCCTTACGTCACCTACTTCCACAGCTCCAAGTACATCGGTGATCTGGCCAACGGCAACATCTGCGTGGCCGCCGGCTTCTCCGGCGACATCCTGCAGGCCGCCGACCGTGCCGAAGAGGCCGGTAAAGGCATCGAAATCGCCTACAGCATCCCGAAGGAAGGCGCCAACCTCTGGTTCGACATGATGGCCATCCCGGTTGACGCGGCGAACCCGGAGCAGGCGCATGCCTTCATCAACTTCCTCCTCGAGCCCGAGGTGATCGCCGAAGTCAGTGACTACGTCGGTTATGCCAACCCCAATACCAAGGCGGGCGAGCTCATGGATCAGGAGGTACGTAACGACCCGTCCGTTTATCCGCCACAAGCGGTGCTGGACAAGCTGTACATCTCCGCCGAGCTGCCGGTTCGCGTGCAGCGCCTGATGACCCGCAGTTGGACCAAGGTCAAATCGGGTCAGTAA